Sequence from the Clostridium sp. 'White wine YQ' genome:
ACTGACATAGCAAATATTATTGCTATAACAGCTGATCCTATTAAACTTAATGGTATATGAGTTGATTGTCCTTTGTACATTTTGTTACCCACTGCTTTACCTGCATATTGAACTGTAACTCTTCTTTCAGCTAGTGATAGATAAATTACACCTGCCAATAATGCTAAAATAAATATTACAAGTAATATTACTTGAACCGGGTCAACTTGTTCTGTTTGTTGTAATCTTCCTAATGATGCTACTGTGCTTGGTACTCTTGATACAATGTTTATGAAAATTATAAGAGATATTCCGTTTCCGATACCCTTAACTGTTATCTGATCACCTAACCACATACAGAATACTGATCCAACTGTAAGTGTTAATATAATCTGATATATAAGAGCATAACTAGAATCTTTAATACCACCTTGCTGATTCATAAGTGCCAAAGTACCATATGCTGTAATAAGTCCAAAACCTATTGATGCATATCTAGTTATTTTTTGAATTTTTTTACGACCTTCTTCTCCCTCTTTAGATAATTGTTCTAATGGGGGAATTGCTATAGTAAGTAGTTGCATTATGATTGATGAATTGATATATGGAACAACTCCAAGTGCCAAGATACTAAATCTACTTAACGCACCACCAGACATCAAATCATAAAAGCTCCACAAACTATTTCCGTTTTGAGTCAAGTTCTTTAGATAGTCTGTATCAATTCCAGGTACAGGAATATGACTTCCTAACCTGTAAATTGCTACAATAAATACTGTCCATAATAATCTTTTTCTCAAATCCGGAACCTTCCAGGCATTACGTAGGGTTGATAGCATAATTAAATCACCTCAACTTTTCCTCCAGCTGCTTCTATCTTCTCTATTGCAGTCTTAGAGAATTTACATCCTTTTACAGTTAGGTTCTTTTCTAATTGTCCATTTCCTAATATTTTAACTCCGTCTCTTAATTTGCTTATTACTCTTGTTTCAAGTAATAATTCTGGAGTTACTTCAGTTCCATTCTCAAATATATTTAATCTATCAACGTTTATTGAAACATATTCTTTAGCAAATATATTGGTGAACCCTCTCTTAGGAAGTCTTCTGTATAGTGGCATTTGGCCCCCTTCAAATCCAGGTCTTACTCCACCACCAGATCTAGCGTTTTGTCCTTTTTCACCTTTACCAGCGTTTCTTCCTAATCCTGATCCAGTACCTCTACCGATTCTCTTAGGTGCTTTCTTGCTTCCTTCAGCTGGCTTTAACTCATGAAGTTTCATGCTACTTACACCTCCTTATTTTTAAACTTCTTCAACTTTTAATAAGTAGTCTACTTTGTTTATCATACCTCTGATTTGAGGTGTACTTTCATGCTCTACAGTTTTACCGATTTTTTTTAGTCCAAGGGCATTTGCAGTAGCAATATGGTCTTTCTTTCTACCTATTAAGCTCTTAACTAGTGTAACTTTTACCTTAGCCATCGCACAATCCCTCCTAACCTAGAATCTCTTCAACAGATTTTCCTCTTAATTTAGCAATATCTTCTGCTGTTCTTAAGCTTGCTAATCCGTTGATTGTAGCGTTAACCATGTTTCTTGGATTGTTAGAACCTAATGATTTAGCTCTAACATCTTTTAATCCTGCTAATTCAAGTACAGCTCTTGCTGGACCTCCAGCAATAACTCCTGTACCTTCTGTAGCTGGCATTATTAATACTTTACCAGTACCGAATTTTCCGTATATTTCATGTGGAACTGTTGTTCCAACCATAGCAACGCTAACTAAATTTTTCTTTGCGTCTTCTATTCCTTTTCTGATTGCTTCAGGGATTTCTACTGACTTACCCATTCCTACGCCTACGTGTCCGTTTTCGTCACCGACAACTACTAGTGCGCTGAATCTGAAGTTTCTACCACCCTTAACAACCTTAGTTACTCTGTTTATGAAAACAACCTTTTCTTTAAGGTCTAGTGTGCTAGGATCGATTCTCATTTATTTCCCTCCTTGTTTTTTAGAATTTAAGGCCTGCTTCTCTTGCACCTTCAGCTAATTCTTGAACTCTTCCGTGGTATATGTATCCACCTCTGTCAAATACCACTTCAGTTATTCCTTTTTCAATAGCCTTTTTAGCAACTGAAGTACCAACTATTCTAGCTGCTTCTTTGTTGCTTCCAGTTCCATTGAATTCCTTATCTAAACTTGAAGCAGCAACAAGAGTTACAGCATTAACATCATCTATAATTTGAGCATATATATTCTTATCACTTCTGAAAACACATAATCTTGGTCTTTCAGGAGTTCCAGATATTTTCTTACGGACTCTTAGGTGACGTTTAGTTTTAGCTTGTTTTCTGTCTACCTTCTTGAACATAAGGGTTCACTCCTTCCTATTATTTCTTACCAGTTTTACCTTCCTTACGTCTGATAACTTCATTAGAGTACTTAATACCTTTACCTTTATATGGTTCTGGTTCTCTCCATGATCTTATATCAGCTGCAACTGCACCAACTTTTTCTTTGTCTATTCCTTCAACTATTACTTTAGTTGTTCCATCTAACTTAAAGTCTACACCTTCAACAGCTTCAACTTCTACTGGATGAGAATATCCAAGATTCATTACTAACTTTTTACCTTGTAATTGTGCTCTATAACCAACACCTATTAATTCTAGAGTTTTTGAGAAACCTTGAGTTACTCCAATAACCATGTTATTAATAAGGGCTCTTGTCAAACCGTGAAGAGCTCTGTGATTTTTTTGATCACTTGGTCTAGTTACAACAACTTCGTTGTTTTCAACTGCTATTTTTATGTCCTTGTGCATAGCTTTTACTAGCTCACCTTTAGGACCTTTTACTGTAACAACGTTGTCTGGTGTTACAGTAATAGTTGCTCCTGCAGGAATAGCTATTGGTAATCTACCTACTCTTGACATAATCGCACCTCCTGTATTCCATTTTAAGAACAATTCTCTATAAAAACTTAATTCTAGTCAATCTCAATTTTAGAAATTACCATACGTAGCAGATAACTTCTCCACCTAATCCTTGGCTTCTAGCTTCTCTATCTACTACTATTCCTTTTGAAGTTGATATTACTGCAACTCCTAATCCGTTAAGTACTTTTGGTACTTCATCTTTTTTACAGTAAACTCTTAATCCTGGTTTAGATATTCTCTTAAGTCCAGTGATTACTCTTTCTTTGTTAGCACCATATTTAAGAGTGATTCTTAACATAGGAACTACACCATCGTTATACTCTTCAATTTGTTTAATATAACCTTCTTGTAATAATATATTAGTTAAAGCCTTCTTTACATTAGAAGAAGGAACCTCTACTGTTTCATGTCTTACAGAGTTTGCATTTCTAATACGAGTTAGCAAATCTGCAATTGGATCTGTCATAACCATTGAATTGTGCCTCCTTTCGCTACATTAGATTATTACCAGCTTGCCTTTTTGCATCCAGGAATTTGACCCTTGTAAGCAAGTTCTCTAAAACAAATTCTGCAGATACCAAACTTTCTTAGCACCGCATGTGGTCTTCCACATATTCTGCATCTAGTATATGCTCTTGTTTTATACTTAGGTTCTTTATTCCACTTTTCTATTATTGCTTTACGTGCCATGATATCCCCTCCTTATTATTGAGCGAATGGCATACCAAGAAATCTTAATAATTCTCTTGCTTCTTCGTCAGTGTTAGCTGTTGTTACGAAGATTATATCCATTCCTCTCACTTTATCGATTTTATCATACTCAATTTCTGGGAATATTAACTGTTCTTTAACTCCTAGAGCATAGTTTCCTCTACCATCAAATGCATTAGCTGAAACACCTCTGAAGTCTCTTACTCTTGGAAGAGCTATTGACATTAATTTGTCAGCAAACTCATACATTTTTGCTCTTCTTAATGTAACCTTACATCCTAAAGGCATGTTTTCTCTTATTTTAAAGTTTGCAACTGATTTCTTTGCTCTTGTTAAGATTGGCTTTTGTCCTGATATTAATGTTAAATCACTAACAGCTGACTCTAAAACCTTTTGGTTTTCTTTAGCCTCTCCAACTCCCATATTTATAACTATTTTTTCAAGCTTTGGTACTTCCATTATATTTTTATAACCGAACTTTTCAATCATCGCTTGAACTACTTCTTTTTCATATTTTTCTTGTAGTCTAGGTATCATTAAAAGAACCTCCTTTCAGATTAGAATGTCTCTCCACACTTCTTACATACTCTTACTTTAGTACCATCATCAAGAAGTTTATTGGATATTCTTGTTGCACTCTTACATTTTGTGCAGTATAGCATAACTTTTGAGCTATATAATGGAGCTTCTTTTTGTACTATACCGCCGTTCATATTTTCTCTATTTGGTTTTTGGTGTTTACTTACTATGTTAACTCCTTTTACGATAACTTTTCCGCTCTTAGGAATTACTTTTAAGACTTCTCCAGTCTTACCCATATCAGTTCCTGATACAACTATAACTGTATCGTTCTTTCTTACATGTACCTTCACCTTAGCCACCTCCTACTCTCTTATAGAACTTCAGGTGCTAATGATAATATTTTGTTAAATTCTTTATCTCTTAGCTCCCTTGCAACTGGTCCGAAGATACGAGTTCCTCTTGGTTGCTTATCGTCTTTTATTATAACTGCTGCATTTTCATCGAATTTTATATATGATCCGTCGCCTCTTCTTAAACCTCTTTTAGATCTAACTATAACTGCTTTTACAACGTCACCTTTTTTAACAACTCCGCCAGGTGTTGCACTTTTTACTGAAGCAACGATTATATCTCCAATGTTTCCATACTTTCTTTTGGATCCACCTAATACTCTAATACACATTATTTCTTTAGCACCAGAATTGTCTCCAACTTTTAGTAAGGTTTGTTGTTGTATCATGTAATTAACCTCCTTTCGTCTTAAAAAAGATTACTTCGCCTTTTCTACTATTTCAACTAGTCTCCAATTCTTATCCTTAGATAATGGTCTAGTTTCCATAATTAATACTCTATCATTTATTTTAGCTTCATTATTTTCATCATGAGCCTTAAATTTTGTAGTTCTGTTTACTGTCTTTCCATAAAGTGGGTGTCTAACCTTTGTTTCAACAGCTACAACAATTGTTTTATCCATTTTATCAGAAACAACTCTGCCGATTCTCTTCTTTCTTAATCCTCTTTCCACTGAGCTTACCTCCTTTCAGCCTTGCGAAATTATTGCTCAATTGCCTTAAGTTCTTCTTCTCTGATGATTGTTTTAATTTGGGCGATTGATTTTTTAACTTCTCTTATCCTCATTGGGTTTTCTAATTGTCCTGTAGCTAATTGGAATCTTAAGTTGAATAATTCAGCCTTAAGGTCATTTAACTTATCTTTTAAATCTTGAGGATTGCTTGATCTTAACTCTATTAACTCTTTAGCCTTCATTATTCTTCACCACCCATTTCCTCAAAATCTCTTCTTGTAACGAACTTTGTCTTTATAGGAAGTTTGTGCTGAGCAAGTCTCATTGCTTCTCTAGCTACTTCTTCTTGAACTCCTGAAAGTTCGAACAATACTCTGCCTGGTTTAACTACTGCTACCCAATATTCTGGTGATCCTTTACCGGAACCCATTCTTGTTTCAGCAGGTTTTTCAGTTACCGGCTTATCTGGGAAAATCTTTATCCAAAGTTTTCCACCTCTTCTAATGTATCTATTAATTGCTATTCTGGCAGACTCAATTTGGTTGCTTGTAATCCATCCGCAAGCTGTTGCTTGAATACCAAAATCTCCGTATGCAAGGAAATTACCTCTAGTAGCTTTACCTTTCATTCTACCACGTTGTACCTTACGATGTTTTACTCTTTTAGGCATTAACATGACGTATTCCTCCTTTCTTATTACGCGTTAACTTCTTCCTTCACTTCAAGTACTTTTTTAGTTGGAAGAACTTCTCCATTATATACCCATACTTTTACGCCGATCTTTCCATATGTTGTATCTGCTTCAGCAAATCCATAATTAATATCAGCTCTTAATGTTTGTAGTGGGATTGTTCCTTCATGATATTGTTCAGTTCTAGCGATTTCTGCTCCACCTAGTCTACCTGAACATGCAGTCTTAACACCTTTAACTCCTGATTTCATAGCTCTTTGAATTGTTTGTTTCATAGCTCTTCTGAAAGATATTCTCTTTTCTAATTGAGCTGCTATGTTTTCAGCCATTAATTGAGCGTCTGCTTCTGCATTTTTAACTTCAACAATGTTTATTAAAACATTTTTTTCTTTTATGAATGCTTCTAATTTCTTCTTTAAAGCCTCAATTCCTGATCCGCCTCTGCCGATTACGACACCTGGCTTAGCAGTGAAAATGTTCAATTTTACTCTGTTAGTATATCTCTCAATTTCGATTTTTGAGATACCAGCTGAGAATAATTCCTTTTTAACGAATTCTCTGATTTGATTATCTTCAACAAGATTATCTGCAAAATCTTTTTTGTTTGCGTACCATTTTGCATCCCAACCTTTGATAACACCAACTCTAAGTCCGTGAGGATGTACTTTTTGACCCACTGTATTTCCCTCCTTCTACTAAGCTCTTTCTTTAACTACTACAGTTATATGGCTTGTTTTTTTGTTTATTCTGAATGCTCTACCTTGAGCATGTGGTCTAAATCTCTTTAATGTTGGTCCTTGACCTACATGAGCCTCTGCAACATATAATTTATTTACATCTAATTCCATGTTGTTTTCAGCATTAGCAACTGCTGATTTAAGTACTTTATTAACAACAACTGCTGCTTCCTTTGGAGTATATTGTAATATTGCGAAAGCTTCATTAACATTTTTTCCACTTATTAAATTAAGAACTATTCCTACTTTCATAGGTGACATTCTTACATACTTAGCTATTGCTTTAGCATTTTTAGCTTCCATTGATGTGATCCTCCTTTCCAGGCAACTACTTTCTCTTTGATGACTTTTCAGTGTCAACGTGTCCTTTATAAGTTCTAGTTAAAGCGAATTCTCCTAATTTATGACCTACCATATCTTCACTAACATATACTGGAACATGCTTTCTTCCATCATGAACAGCGATAGTGTGACCGATCATTTGTGGGAATATAGTTGAGCTTCTTGACCAAGTCTTAACAACTTTCTTCTCACCATTAGTATTCATTTCTTCTATCTTCTTTAAAAGACCTGCATGAATAAAAGGTCCTTTTTTAATTGATCTACTCACTTGAAATCCTCCCTTCATAAACCTTTATGCTTCCAAGCAATGAAGAGAATTAAATATTCTCTTCAAATTACTTGCTGTTTCTTCTCTTGATGATAAATCTATCTGAGTACTTCTTGTGTTTTCTAGTTTTGTATCCAAGTGCTGGTTTACCCCATGGAGTAACTGGACTTGGTCTACCTACTGGAGATCTACCTTCACCACCACCGTGTGGATGGTCATTAGGATTCATTACAGATCCTCTTACAGTTGGTCTCCAACCCATGTGTCTCTTTCTACCTGCTTTACCAAGGTTAACAATGTCATTTGTTAAGTTAGAAACAGTTCCTATAGTAGCTCTGCATTCTATTCTAACATATCTCATTTCACCTGAAGGTAATCTTAATGTAGCATAGTTTCCTTCTTTAGCCATTAATTGTGCTGAAGAACCAGCAGCTCTTACTAATTGAGCACCTTTACCAATTTGTAGTTCAACATTATGAACAATTGTACCTACTGGAATGTTCTTCAAAGGAAGTGTATTACCAGGCTTAATATCAGCTTCTGGTCCAGATACTATAACATCACCAACTTTTAAACCAACTGGAGTGATTATGTATCTCTTATCTCCATCCGCATATACTACTAATGATATATAAGCTGATCTATTTGGATCATACTCAATTGTAGCAACTTTTGCTGGAACACCATCTTTATTTCTTTTGAAATCTATAATTCTATATTTTCTTTTAGCACCACCACCGTGATGTCTTACAGTTATTTTTCCTTGTGCATTTCTACCACCAGTCTTACTTAAAGAAACAAGAAGTGATTTTTCAGGAACATTTGTAGTGATTTCTTCAAATGTTGGCATTGTCATTTCTCTTCTTGATGGGGTAGTAGGATTAAACTTTTTAACTGCCATCTAAATTTCCCTCCTTACTCTAGCTTCTCTGGCATACAGCCAATAATACGCTTTATTATTGCATCATTCCTTCAAAGAATTCAATTCCTTTACTGTCAGCTGCAAGTTTTACTATAGCTTTCTTGAAGTCAGCTCTTTTACCAATGTGAACGCCAACTCTCTTTGTTTTTCCTTCAACGTTCATAGTTTTAACATCTTCAACTTTAACGCCGAAAACTTCTTCAATAGCTCTCTTTATTTGAACTTTGTTTGCTGTTGGATGAACTATGAAGGTGTATTTTCTATCTGCCATTTCTGCCATACTCTTTTCAGTAATGATTGGCTTTCTTATTATATCATGGCTAGTTAATTTCATTATGCGTACACCTCCTCAATTTTAGATACAGCATCCTTAGTGATAACTAATTTTTCAAACTTTAATATATCATAAACGTTTATGTTATTAACTGGAATAACTGACACGCCTTGAATATTTCTAGCTGATTTATATACATTTTCATTAGATTCTGCTGTAACTATTAGAGTTTTCTTTGCATCTAATGCATTTAATAAGTTAACCATAGTTTTAGTCTTTGGAGCTTCAAAAGCTAAATCTTCTAAAACTAATAATTGGTTATCAACAACTTTACTTGATAGAGCTGATTTTATAGCAACTCTTCTCATTGTTTTTGGAACTGAAACTCTGTAGTCTCTTGGCTTTGGTGCAAAAACTATACCACCATGTATCCATTGTGGTGCTCTTATAGAACCTTGTCTTGCTCTACCAGTTCCTTTTTGTCTCCAAGGCTTAATTCCGCCTCCTCTTACTTCAGCTCTTGTTTTAGCTGATTGAGTTCCTTGTCTTTTATTCGCTAATAATGCAACAACAACTTGGTGCATTGCATATTGATTAACTTCAACTCCGAACACATTTTCATTTAGTTGAAAATCTCCAACTTTTTGACCTTCTTTATTAAAT
This genomic interval carries:
- the secY gene encoding preprotein translocase subunit SecY codes for the protein MLSTLRNAWKVPDLRKRLLWTVFIVAIYRLGSHIPVPGIDTDYLKNLTQNGNSLWSFYDLMSGGALSRFSILALGVVPYINSSIIMQLLTIAIPPLEQLSKEGEEGRKKIQKITRYASIGFGLITAYGTLALMNQQGGIKDSSYALIYQIILTLTVGSVFCMWLGDQITVKGIGNGISLIIFINIVSRVPSTVASLGRLQQTEQVDPVQVILLVIFILALLAGVIYLSLAERRVTVQYAGKAVGNKMYKGQSTHIPLSLIGSAVIAIIFAMSVMQFPQTVAQLFPNKEWAKWIMSSSYSVFNSKTWMYAVVYALLTIFFTWFYTQVTFKPDEMAENMNKSAGFVPGIRPGKPTEKYLERMLTRVSLFGGLFAAFLVIVPIVIENNTQFKGIAFGPTSILILVGVALDVMRTLESQLVVRHYQGFLK
- the rplO gene encoding 50S ribosomal protein L15 — encoded protein: MKLHELKPAEGSKKAPKRIGRGTGSGLGRNAGKGEKGQNARSGGGVRPGFEGGQMPLYRRLPKRGFTNIFAKEYVSINVDRLNIFENGTEVTPELLLETRVISKLRDGVKILGNGQLEKNLTVKGCKFSKTAIEKIEAAGGKVEVI
- the rpmD gene encoding 50S ribosomal protein L30, translating into MAKVKVTLVKSLIGRKKDHIATANALGLKKIGKTVEHESTPQIRGMINKVDYLLKVEEV
- the rpsE gene encoding 30S ribosomal protein S5, which produces MRIDPSTLDLKEKVVFINRVTKVVKGGRNFRFSALVVVGDENGHVGVGMGKSVEIPEAIRKGIEDAKKNLVSVAMVGTTVPHEIYGKFGTGKVLIMPATEGTGVIAGGPARAVLELAGLKDVRAKSLGSNNPRNMVNATINGLASLRTAEDIAKLRGKSVEEILG
- the rplR gene encoding 50S ribosomal protein L18, producing MFKKVDRKQAKTKRHLRVRKKISGTPERPRLCVFRSDKNIYAQIIDDVNAVTLVAASSLDKEFNGTGSNKEAARIVGTSVAKKAIEKGITEVVFDRGGYIYHGRVQELAEGAREAGLKF
- the rplF gene encoding 50S ribosomal protein L6 translates to MSRVGRLPIAIPAGATITVTPDNVVTVKGPKGELVKAMHKDIKIAVENNEVVVTRPSDQKNHRALHGLTRALINNMVIGVTQGFSKTLELIGVGYRAQLQGKKLVMNLGYSHPVEVEAVEGVDFKLDGTTKVIVEGIDKEKVGAVAADIRSWREPEPYKGKGIKYSNEVIRRKEGKTGKK
- the rpsH gene encoding 30S ribosomal protein S8; this encodes MVMTDPIADLLTRIRNANSVRHETVEVPSSNVKKALTNILLQEGYIKQIEEYNDGVVPMLRITLKYGANKERVITGLKRISKPGLRVYCKKDEVPKVLNGLGVAVISTSKGIVVDREARSQGLGGEVICYVW
- a CDS encoding type Z 30S ribosomal protein S14 gives rise to the protein MARKAIIEKWNKEPKYKTRAYTRCRICGRPHAVLRKFGICRICFRELAYKGQIPGCKKASW
- the rplE gene encoding 50S ribosomal protein L5 produces the protein MIPRLQEKYEKEVVQAMIEKFGYKNIMEVPKLEKIVINMGVGEAKENQKVLESAVSDLTLISGQKPILTRAKKSVANFKIRENMPLGCKVTLRRAKMYEFADKLMSIALPRVRDFRGVSANAFDGRGNYALGVKEQLIFPEIEYDKIDKVRGMDIIFVTTANTDEEARELLRFLGMPFAQ
- the rplX gene encoding 50S ribosomal protein L24, whose protein sequence is MKVHVRKNDTVIVVSGTDMGKTGEVLKVIPKSGKVIVKGVNIVSKHQKPNRENMNGGIVQKEAPLYSSKVMLYCTKCKSATRISNKLLDDGTKVRVCKKCGETF
- the rplN gene encoding 50S ribosomal protein L14 yields the protein MIQQQTLLKVGDNSGAKEIMCIRVLGGSKRKYGNIGDIIVASVKSATPGGVVKKGDVVKAVIVRSKRGLRRGDGSYIKFDENAAVIIKDDKQPRGTRIFGPVARELRDKEFNKILSLAPEVL
- the rpsQ gene encoding 30S ribosomal protein S17, translated to MERGLRKKRIGRVVSDKMDKTIVVAVETKVRHPLYGKTVNRTTKFKAHDENNEAKINDRVLIMETRPLSKDKNWRLVEIVEKAK
- the rpmC gene encoding 50S ribosomal protein L29 encodes the protein MKAKELIELRSSNPQDLKDKLNDLKAELFNLRFQLATGQLENPMRIREVKKSIAQIKTIIREEELKAIEQ
- the rplP gene encoding 50S ribosomal protein L16 — encoded protein: MLMPKRVKHRKVQRGRMKGKATRGNFLAYGDFGIQATACGWITSNQIESARIAINRYIRRGGKLWIKIFPDKPVTEKPAETRMGSGKGSPEYWVAVVKPGRVLFELSGVQEEVAREAMRLAQHKLPIKTKFVTRRDFEEMGGEE
- the rpsC gene encoding 30S ribosomal protein S3, yielding MGQKVHPHGLRVGVIKGWDAKWYANKKDFADNLVEDNQIREFVKKELFSAGISKIEIERYTNRVKLNIFTAKPGVVIGRGGSGIEALKKKLEAFIKEKNVLINIVEVKNAEADAQLMAENIAAQLEKRISFRRAMKQTIQRAMKSGVKGVKTACSGRLGGAEIARTEQYHEGTIPLQTLRADINYGFAEADTTYGKIGVKVWVYNGEVLPTKKVLEVKEEVNA
- the rplV gene encoding 50S ribosomal protein L22, encoding MEAKNAKAIAKYVRMSPMKVGIVLNLISGKNVNEAFAILQYTPKEAAVVVNKVLKSAVANAENNMELDVNKLYVAEAHVGQGPTLKRFRPHAQGRAFRINKKTSHITVVVKERA
- the rpsS gene encoding 30S ribosomal protein S19, with translation MSRSIKKGPFIHAGLLKKIEEMNTNGEKKVVKTWSRSSTIFPQMIGHTIAVHDGRKHVPVYVSEDMVGHKLGEFALTRTYKGHVDTEKSSKRK
- the rplB gene encoding 50S ribosomal protein L2, which translates into the protein MAVKKFNPTTPSRREMTMPTFEEITTNVPEKSLLVSLSKTGGRNAQGKITVRHHGGGAKRKYRIIDFKRNKDGVPAKVATIEYDPNRSAYISLVVYADGDKRYIITPVGLKVGDVIVSGPEADIKPGNTLPLKNIPVGTIVHNVELQIGKGAQLVRAAGSSAQLMAKEGNYATLRLPSGEMRYVRIECRATIGTVSNLTNDIVNLGKAGRKRHMGWRPTVRGSVMNPNDHPHGGGEGRSPVGRPSPVTPWGKPALGYKTRKHKKYSDRFIIKRRNSK
- the rplW gene encoding 50S ribosomal protein L23, translated to MKLTSHDIIRKPIITEKSMAEMADRKYTFIVHPTANKVQIKRAIEEVFGVKVEDVKTMNVEGKTKRVGVHIGKRADFKKAIVKLAADSKGIEFFEGMMQ
- the rplD gene encoding 50S ribosomal protein L4; amino-acid sequence: MPTVGLFNKEGQKVGDFQLNENVFGVEVNQYAMHQVVVALLANKRQGTQSAKTRAEVRGGGIKPWRQKGTGRARQGSIRAPQWIHGGIVFAPKPRDYRVSVPKTMRRVAIKSALSSKVVDNQLLVLEDLAFEAPKTKTMVNLLNALDAKKTLIVTAESNENVYKSARNIQGVSVIPVNNINVYDILKFEKLVITKDAVSKIEEVYA